The Flavobacterium faecale genome has a segment encoding these proteins:
- a CDS encoding beta-ketoacyl-[acyl-carrier-protein] synthase family protein, whose protein sequence is MKKRVVITGLGIVSPNGVGLEAFTNAIKKGVSGILHDAELERLQFSCQISGTPVISEELKRQYFSELELRNFNSTGIMYGVMAGLDAWKDAGLSIENNENPDWNSGTIFGTGTSGIEKFRESIYKIDDFQTRRLGSTAVAQTMNSGVSAYLGGKLGLGNQVTTNSSACTTGTESIMMGFERIQSGKATRMLVGSTSDSGPYIWGGFDAMKVCTFKHNTDPENGSRPMSASASGFVPSSGAGALVIEELETALARGARIYAEILGGNINSGGQRGEGTMTAPNSVAVQKCIVDALADATITAKEIDYINGHLTATSKDALEIKNWSEALNRKGTDFPYINSLKSMVGHCLSAAGSIETVATVVQLYNNFIFPNRNCEDLHPEISDCIATEKIPQQRIEKELNIAIKASFGFGDVNGCLVFKKYK, encoded by the coding sequence TTGAAAAAGAGAGTTGTCATAACAGGACTAGGAATTGTATCACCCAATGGCGTTGGCCTCGAAGCGTTTACAAATGCTATAAAAAAGGGTGTTTCGGGAATTTTGCACGATGCCGAATTGGAGCGACTGCAGTTTTCCTGTCAAATTTCGGGAACTCCTGTAATTTCCGAAGAGTTAAAGAGACAGTACTTTTCAGAATTAGAACTGAGGAATTTTAACTCTACCGGTATTATGTATGGCGTAATGGCAGGACTTGATGCTTGGAAAGATGCAGGTTTGTCTATTGAAAATAATGAAAATCCTGATTGGAATTCGGGAACTATATTTGGAACAGGAACTAGCGGAATCGAAAAGTTTAGAGAATCAATTTATAAAATTGACGACTTTCAAACTCGCAGACTGGGCAGTACAGCAGTGGCACAAACAATGAACAGTGGCGTATCTGCTTATTTGGGCGGAAAACTTGGACTAGGAAACCAAGTGACCACCAACTCATCGGCTTGCACTACTGGTACCGAAAGCATTATGATGGGCTTCGAGCGCATACAGTCTGGTAAGGCAACGCGCATGCTAGTAGGAAGTACAAGTGATTCTGGACCCTACATTTGGGGCGGATTTGATGCTATGAAAGTTTGCACGTTTAAGCATAATACAGATCCCGAAAATGGATCACGACCTATGAGCGCCTCAGCATCGGGCTTTGTACCAAGTAGCGGCGCAGGTGCACTCGTTATTGAAGAATTGGAAACCGCTTTGGCACGTGGAGCTCGTATTTATGCTGAGATTTTGGGAGGTAATATTAATTCGGGAGGACAAAGAGGCGAAGGAACGATGACGGCACCAAACTCTGTTGCAGTTCAAAAATGCATTGTCGATGCCTTGGCAGACGCTACTATCACAGCAAAGGAAATTGATTACATTAATGGTCATTTGACAGCAACTTCAAAAGATGCCTTAGAAATAAAAAATTGGAGCGAAGCACTGAATCGAAAAGGGACCGACTTTCCATATATCAATTCATTAAAATCCATGGTTGGGCATTGTTTGTCTGCCGCAGGGAGTATTGAGACTGTTGCTACGGTTGTGCAACTCTATAATAATTTTATTTTTCCGAATCGAAATTGTGAAGACCTACATCCTGAAATAAGTGACTGCATTGCAACCGAAAAAATACCGCAGCAACGTATTGAAAAAGAACTAAATATTGCAATCAAAGCAAGCTTTGGATTTGGCGATGTCAACGGCTGCTTGGTTTTTAAAAAATATAAATAA
- a CDS encoding 3-hydroxyacyl-ACP dehydratase FabZ family protein — MDKQQIVAKLPYSSPFLFVDEIMSVNENGIEGTFTFDANLDFYKGHFKNNPVTPGVILIETMAQIGLVCLGIYLNDGNEIKNIAFTSSEVEFLKPVYPDEKVIIVAEKIYYRFGKLKCKVKMTNAAQEVVCTGTLAGIIV; from the coding sequence ATGGACAAACAACAAATAGTAGCAAAGTTACCCTACTCCTCCCCTTTTTTATTTGTGGACGAAATAATGTCTGTGAATGAAAACGGAATTGAAGGAACTTTCACGTTTGATGCCAATTTAGATTTTTATAAAGGGCATTTCAAAAACAATCCTGTTACGCCCGGCGTGATTTTGATCGAAACCATGGCACAAATAGGATTGGTCTGTTTGGGAATTTACCTCAACGATGGTAATGAAATTAAAAATATTGCTTTTACCTCCTCTGAAGTAGAGTTTTTGAAGCCCGTTTATCCAGATGAAAAAGTAATTATAGTTGCCGAAAAAATCTATTACCGATTTGGTAAATTGAAGTGTAAAGTAAAAATGACCAATGCAGCCCAAGAAGTAGTTTGCACGGGTACTTTAGCAGGGATTATCGTTTGA
- a CDS encoding type III polyketide synthase — MSVKIINVATQTPDFSRETQDILPFLDLWLENQEERFQRKVKKIFEGAKVDKRYSIMDPAEVFSLNSFEERNTIYAREMIILGEKVLQKALAKADWDPKSIDFIITVSCTGIMIPSLDAYLINKLGLRQDIVRLPVTEMGCVGGVSGIIYAKNFLKANPNKRAAVITVESPTATFQLDDYSMANIVSAAIFGDGAACVLLSSEDDAVGPKVVDESMYHFYDNEQMMGFELTNKGLKMILDVAVPDTIEEHFPAIIHPFLERNQLDIAAIDHLIFHPGGKKIVTLVEGLFSDLGKNIDDTKEVLRLYGNMSSATVLYVLERIMDKQPKAGEKGVMLSFGPGFTAQRVLLEW; from the coding sequence ATGAGCGTAAAAATAATAAATGTAGCCACACAAACTCCTGATTTCTCTAGAGAAACACAGGATATATTGCCATTTTTGGACCTTTGGTTAGAAAATCAAGAAGAGCGTTTTCAACGTAAAGTCAAAAAAATATTTGAAGGTGCAAAAGTAGACAAGCGGTATTCTATCATGGATCCTGCCGAAGTATTTTCACTAAACTCCTTTGAAGAGCGCAATACCATCTATGCACGAGAAATGATTATTTTGGGCGAAAAAGTGCTGCAAAAAGCACTTGCCAAAGCCGATTGGGATCCAAAATCGATTGATTTCATCATTACAGTGAGTTGCACCGGTATTATGATTCCGTCACTAGATGCCTATTTAATCAATAAATTGGGACTTCGCCAAGATATTGTGCGACTACCCGTGACCGAAATGGGTTGCGTTGGTGGTGTATCGGGAATTATTTATGCCAAAAATTTCCTCAAAGCCAACCCGAATAAAAGAGCCGCTGTGATTACTGTCGAAAGTCCGACTGCCACTTTTCAGTTGGATGATTATTCGATGGCAAACATTGTTAGCGCTGCTATTTTTGGTGATGGAGCTGCTTGTGTCCTACTGTCTTCAGAAGATGATGCTGTAGGCCCAAAAGTGGTAGACGAATCGATGTATCACTTTTATGACAACGAACAAATGATGGGGTTTGAACTGACCAACAAAGGATTGAAAATGATTTTGGATGTAGCGGTACCTGATACTATCGAAGAACATTTCCCGGCGATTATCCATCCGTTTTTGGAACGAAATCAACTCGATATTGCAGCAATTGACCACTTAATTTTTCATCCAGGAGGCAAAAAAATCGTTACCTTAGTCGAAGGCTTGTTCTCTGACCTTGGCAAGAACATAGACGACACCAAAGAGGTATTACGTTTGTATGGAAACATGTCTAGCGCTACTGTGTTGTATGTGCTCGAACGTATTATGGACAAACAGCCCAAAGCAGGTGAAAAGGGAGTTATGTTAAGTTTTGGCCCCGGATTTACGGCGCAAAGGGTTTTATTAGAATGGTAA
- a CDS encoding methyltransferase domain-containing protein produces MSINTKERTTEEEIMDDFALEGEELRDALDKIASINQFLGGNALTLEGVSQLILSKKEQLTIVDIGCGNGDMLRSLAKYAKKMNWNLTLIGIDANAFTIEHATTLSVDYPTISYQCLDIFEEHFSTLKYDVVLCTLTLHHFKTDQINYLLQLFAKQARIGIIINDLERSKIAYRLFQLLCFVFRLNRMSREDGLISILRGFKKEELVAFSNTNNFKNYSIHWRWAFRYQWIIKTEL; encoded by the coding sequence ATGAGCATCAATACCAAAGAAAGAACCACCGAAGAAGAAATCATGGACGACTTCGCTCTTGAAGGAGAAGAATTGCGCGATGCCTTGGACAAAATAGCAAGTATCAATCAATTTTTGGGTGGTAACGCACTTACCTTAGAAGGAGTATCACAATTGATTCTTTCGAAAAAAGAACAACTTACCATTGTAGATATCGGTTGTGGTAATGGAGATATGCTGCGTTCCCTAGCCAAGTATGCAAAAAAAATGAATTGGAATCTAACCCTAATCGGAATCGATGCCAATGCTTTTACCATAGAACATGCAACTACACTATCGGTCGACTATCCGACTATTAGTTACCAATGTTTGGATATTTTTGAGGAGCATTTCAGCACCTTAAAATATGATGTGGTACTTTGCACCTTGACTTTGCATCATTTCAAAACAGACCAAATCAACTATTTGCTACAATTGTTTGCCAAACAAGCACGCATAGGCATCATCATAAACGACTTGGAACGCAGCAAAATTGCGTATCGTTTGTTTCAGTTGCTTTGTTTCGTTTTCAGATTGAATCGTATGTCGCGAGAGGATGGCTTAATCTCTATTTTAAGAGGGTTTAAAAAAGAAGAACTTGTTGCCTTTTCCAATACAAACAACTTTAAAAATTATAGCATTCATTGGCGATGGGCTTTCCGATACCAATGGATTATTAAAACTGAACTATGA
- a CDS encoding NAD(P)/FAD-dependent oxidoreductase, which yields MNNRIEIAIIGAGLAGLTAAIHLARQGFSVTLFEKNNFPKHKVCGEFISNEVWDYLKTLDLDIESLHPTKINKTLLSTGSGAAIKTNLPLGGFGISRYTLDRYLYQTCLKLGVKIIPSTVVDVLYTDENFIIKTEEGTVYESKIALGSFGKRSNLDLQLKRNFITKKSPWLAVKAHYKLDFPADVVSLHNFEGGYCGVSKVENDTVNICYLVRYETFKKYKNITEFQEMVLSKNPKLKIIFENASLLFDKPLTIGQISFENKPKIENHMLMIGDAAGLIHPLCGNGMAMAIHSAKIASELITDFLHQKISRNQLERNYVNQWNTTFKSRVQFGRLLSRLLLNDWASKIVMKSLLIFPFVLPFIIKKTHGKPI from the coding sequence ATGAATAACAGAATAGAAATAGCGATTATTGGAGCAGGTTTAGCTGGCTTGACGGCGGCAATTCACCTCGCTAGACAAGGCTTTTCTGTTACACTTTTCGAAAAAAATAACTTTCCAAAACACAAAGTTTGTGGCGAATTTATATCGAATGAGGTATGGGATTATTTGAAAACCTTGGACTTGGATATTGAATCTCTTCATCCTACCAAAATCAACAAAACCCTACTTTCGACTGGTTCTGGAGCAGCAATAAAAACGAATTTGCCTCTTGGCGGTTTTGGTATTAGCAGGTACACCTTAGACCGTTATTTGTACCAAACTTGTTTAAAACTGGGCGTTAAAATCATTCCATCAACTGTTGTTGACGTCTTATACACTGATGAAAATTTCATTATAAAAACGGAAGAAGGCACTGTTTACGAATCCAAAATTGCCCTTGGAAGTTTTGGGAAAAGATCAAATTTAGACTTACAATTAAAACGAAATTTCATAACCAAAAAATCACCTTGGTTAGCAGTCAAAGCACATTATAAATTAGATTTCCCTGCAGATGTAGTGAGTTTACATAATTTTGAGGGTGGTTATTGCGGTGTTTCAAAAGTGGAAAACGATACTGTAAATATTTGTTATTTGGTTCGCTATGAAACTTTCAAAAAATATAAAAACATAACCGAATTTCAGGAAATGGTGCTTTCAAAAAATCCAAAACTGAAAATTATTTTCGAAAATGCCTCGCTATTATTTGATAAACCCTTAACAATCGGTCAAATATCTTTCGAAAATAAACCAAAAATCGAGAATCATATGCTCATGATCGGAGATGCTGCTGGCCTCATACACCCGTTATGCGGGAACGGAATGGCAATGGCTATTCACAGTGCCAAAATAGCATCTGAACTTATCACCGACTTTTTACATCAGAAAATCAGTCGAAACCAGTTGGAGCGCAACTACGTAAATCAATGGAATACTACTTTTAAAAGTAGAGTACAATTTGGAAGGCTATTATCTCGTTTATTATTGAACGATTGGGCATCAAAAATAGTGATGAAAAGCCTATTGATTTTCCCGTTCGTTCTCCCTTTTATCATTAAAAAAACCCATGGAAAACCAATCTAA
- the guaB gene encoding IMP dehydrogenase produces MIAHNTKIIGEGLAYDDVLLVPNYSNVLPREVSIQSKFSRNITLNVPIVSAAMDTVTESAMAIAMAQEGGIGVLHKNMTIEQQAAKVRKVKRAESGMIIDPVTLPMSSVVADAKAAMKEYGIGGIPIVDENQTLRGIVTNRDLRFEKNNARPIIEVMTSENLITVAEGTSLEQAEVVLQGHKIEKLPVVSKDNKLVGLITFRDITKLTQKPIANKDVYGRLRVAAAIGVTGDAVQRAEALVNAGVDAIIIDTAHGHTQGVVNTLKEVKAKFPQIDVIVGNIATPEAAKYLVENGADGVKVGIGPGSICTTRIVAGVGFPQFSAVLEVAAAIKGTGVPVIADGGIRYTGDIPKAIAAGADCVMLGSLLAGTKESPGETIIFEGRKFKSYRGMGSVEAMQTGSKDRYFQDVEDDVKKLVPEGIVGRVPYKGELNESMLQFIGGLRAGMGYCGSKDIPTLQETGRFVRLTSSGITESHPHNVTITKEAPNYSR; encoded by the coding sequence ATGATAGCACACAACACAAAGATTATCGGCGAAGGTTTAGCTTACGACGATGTATTATTAGTTCCTAATTACTCCAATGTGCTTCCAAGAGAAGTGAGTATCCAGTCAAAATTTTCAAGAAATATAACACTTAATGTACCAATTGTATCTGCAGCTATGGATACAGTTACCGAAAGTGCAATGGCAATTGCTATGGCGCAAGAAGGTGGTATTGGTGTTTTACATAAAAACATGACGATTGAGCAACAAGCTGCCAAAGTACGTAAAGTGAAGCGTGCTGAGTCAGGAATGATCATCGATCCTGTTACGTTACCAATGTCGTCTGTAGTGGCTGATGCCAAAGCAGCAATGAAAGAATATGGTATTGGCGGAATTCCGATTGTGGATGAAAACCAAACTTTGAGAGGAATCGTAACTAACCGCGATTTGCGTTTTGAAAAAAACAATGCAAGACCAATTATTGAGGTAATGACCAGTGAAAACTTAATCACGGTTGCCGAAGGAACGTCACTTGAACAAGCAGAGGTTGTTTTGCAAGGTCATAAAATTGAAAAACTTCCTGTAGTAAGCAAAGACAATAAATTAGTGGGTTTAATTACCTTTAGAGATATTACCAAGTTAACTCAAAAACCAATTGCCAACAAAGATGTTTACGGACGTTTGCGTGTAGCGGCTGCCATTGGCGTTACGGGTGATGCGGTACAAAGAGCAGAAGCACTTGTAAATGCTGGTGTAGATGCGATCATCATTGATACAGCTCACGGTCACACACAAGGTGTTGTGAATACCTTGAAAGAAGTAAAAGCAAAATTCCCTCAAATCGATGTTATTGTTGGAAATATAGCAACTCCCGAAGCAGCCAAATATTTGGTTGAAAACGGTGCAGATGGTGTGAAAGTCGGAATTGGACCTGGTTCAATTTGTACTACTCGTATTGTTGCAGGTGTTGGTTTTCCCCAGTTCTCTGCGGTGCTTGAAGTAGCTGCGGCTATCAAAGGAACAGGAGTTCCTGTAATTGCAGATGGAGGAATACGTTACACTGGTGATATCCCGAAAGCAATTGCTGCCGGCGCTGACTGTGTAATGTTAGGGTCACTTTTGGCTGGTACTAAAGAATCTCCAGGAGAAACTATTATTTTTGAAGGTAGAAAGTTCAAATCTTACCGCGGAATGGGTTCTGTGGAAGCGATGCAAACAGGATCAAAAGACCGTTACTTTCAAGATGTTGAAGATGATGTTAAAAAATTAGTTCCAGAAGGAATTGTAGGACGTGTACCTTATAAAGGAGAATTGAACGAAAGTATGTTGCAATTCATCGGTGGTCTTAGAGCTGGAATGGGATACTGTGGTTCAAAAGATATTC